The Rosa rugosa chromosome 3, drRosRugo1.1, whole genome shotgun sequence sequence acgaactccgattttcgcattccatatgtccacgaactcgtatcgacgcgctctacaactttcatgaatgaagttttcccaaattcccaatgtataaaaagtcactttttgagacctcctaaataacgttcgttttcgaaaattaatcgttcgaactaattccataacttctccaagcctcgtactcgctcccactatcgtgaaatcatttctaaaaatccacggaaattaatttggatttttcggggtattacaatctaccctccttaaagaaatttcgtcccgaaatttgagcgtaagtcaattcctctcgattaaggttgacctaaccatagaatctccatcttttccaaatctgtagtaatctacagagcctcagctctttgtataaaaatacattcctatggccactaaatcctttcatcacaaacgtaaactcacacaacaactgctcaacaacactccacatcacatacacaaaatcgtcacatggatcatctcatagatcctcacatagatcatcacatagatcttcacttagatcatcactctgtactggcatacaagcacagtaaacactcccacaaagtgtttcgctactcaattagcatcacggtaaatctctataataaaactcaagcatgcaccactcttcacaacaatagtgatgcatcactcaaaacaaatcatccccaaaagcacgccaataaaatatgtcacccagtgacgatgacttgggcttgctcaatccttgggctaagcattagggctggccaattgggccgaagaaatcggaccatccacatttcgaaccggcccgaaccaaattgggtttaacatttgggcctaccattcgggccgaacaattgggcttaccatttgggcctaccaatcgggccgaacaattgggctcactatttgggcttactatttgggcctaccaatcggcccaccaacttccagctcggctacggtatgaaattgtacataccgtatatacgtatgcataccgtacagaccgtatatacgtatgcataacgtacaactgtatatacgtatgcataccgtacagaccgtatatacgtatgtataccgtacataccgtatatacgtccgtatatcaagcatatacgagatccaaaaatatttgtaagaggtaaggttcgaactcccgaccctcgaacacgaaggttttgctcccaaccactgaagcaagagctgccttcattaatatatgctcacgtgttaaatttattatgtcataagcgacataaataaaataacgggggaggcaaggttcgaaaccttaacctgctgcacgaaacctttgtccccaaccactggagcacaagctgtgcttaatataatgtgtacaaatgttatacttattatgtcataagcgaacataataaaaataaacgagaggcaaggttcgaacctctgacctcttgtacaagagccttgctcttcaaccactagagcaccagctgctctcgttactatccatgcaacttcttttatttattctatcataagcgatagaataacaacaaactgtcggtacactccacgtgccacgacacgtctcttccgtgatttacggaaagcaaatcactttcggctaaagctgtctgccacagcgtctcgaggttcggcctgtccccttacacgcttaacacgcgccaacagcttttccgggtttcggggcgactttaatccaacgcgtggattcaaattctgagatcgttcatccaacggtggagatctgctcaccttgttctataaataggtgcattctggagaaaaactgttcactccaaaagaaaagaaattttcttccgagctcaagtctttctctctcaactcttcagcctttctcttctcaaatcctttcttcatcaatttcgatccttctcttctgatcttctctcccatctagttgattcaatcccatctttcctctaaactttcagatcttcaatcttttcctccaaatcttcaatccttctttctcagatcttttcttccatttgaagattcgatctcatctttcctctgagaatctcagatctccaatcaccagttcaacaactccaatccttctaacaaaatctccctcaaacactaaaccatgtattcctcgattttcacatcctctcactccatgacccaagagccacgaactctgcaactaatggagctccaaaccccgcaacaaatggaaccacaacaacagcaaccaacagaggagggaggaaacacccaagcagctggaagtagtgccaacatggatttctggcgaagccgtaccaggtggattcctactccagaacaaataagaatcctcaaggatctttactacgtcaagggatttaagtgcccaactacagagcacattcacgagatctgcctccagctgaaccagtatggacatgttgagggtaagaacatttacttttggttccagaacgtcagggctcgagagaagcagatgaataggtgtaatcaggctgctccagtgcccatgggaactagttctcttggtactggtggatccattgatctcaattttgggtccactggttctactggtgctggtggatccatcgacatcaattttgggccagctggtggatccattgacatcaattttgggtccactagttctactgatgatggtagatccattgatctcaactttggttccacctattctactggtaatgaaggatttcttgatttaaattttgtttcatattcttcctcacccttcaatactaataccagtacaactcttttggcacaacaggaggacgaacatccctgcaacaacgaggaggagatcaccaggaggttgaaactcttcctctgttccccgtgcacggcgaggacgtctttggtaacccgaagactacatccgaggaaggtagcgtatttggttactattctggtggctcaggcggttacaacagtggctctaacgtttctcttgagctcagcctcaatccatccggagctgctgactaggcttagcatagcatagtcctcgttttccttttttttttttttttgtaatataaaatcaataagatggtgtgcatgttttcttttctttttgtttaaccaacgacaacaccaaggatcgaaccttggtcacccaatactattttcaaaaccataaacaactctactgcacacatctttcataatgatgcaataaaaacaatcactcaaaaagaatccaacaatcaattaagtcgcatcgaggtctagctagtatcctctgagtcaaaccaaacacaacaatttcatcgataggattagggatttataaagctaaacacatcctgagttagctaggaaaaacccacgtctttagagttactcttacaactcttatagaatctcgataattccatctatcaattgcttcaacaaaaactcaccacaattcaatccctaacatttagcgattcagaattcgaatcaaactccatatcacatagtaattcacttgaaccaccatggatacctaacaaagtcactaaaatcaatatccgaaattgcgtttaactatatcacctaaaatcaatcaccaaaggcacacactctcatccaacatcattcacaagaactgattctaactctcccaattgattacaccaaaatcaactcccttgcaaaactttaagtgtcccgcctacttaaacttaaaacacacaacaacttcaaattcactgcagtccatctccatactatgatccaaaacttaagaaaactagttcaccacacaaaggccacaaaattcaatttcattcacttgaacaaaactatattcacaagtcacggtcaggtcatcaacccatggtgttcaaatgaataaatttcaaatccagttttccttttgaatcgtaacgtatcgttccaaaatgatgcaagcaacatcaaccacgtatataagacacgtctcgcgaactcaattcaaattccgaatcatcaaaactactactaattccaattctaccaacaatcctgattctgaaggaattatagtactcaacgacaacccaaaacaatggtctctcatctctaaccatcgagcacaaaataaaattcttgtctcgcaccttaaaccctgcttaacaacttacaagcacaaggaagaagtaaccacaataatttctttcctaacctcaaccctactaacaaactccacaaggacatctcattacaaaacaagatatttaatccttgatacgtacatcccatccaaacgtctgtacgtccaacttaagaagacaaaatttataacaattcatactcgtatccacactaggtacgtgcataggtcaacatcatgccttcaaccaacacttcaacatccaaaaggacctcacttccataaaacaaatctcaccgactcatcagagttaaatctagaggtctctattcctcgaagattacaacctgcggaaactaaatttattctaatacgaacttagaagacaactctaccgtcctacagacatacacgctgtctagaccccatactaagacatacccaatgattataccagtaccgaagagtatatgatggggatccgctgcagacgggccatcactcggggagtactgattatcaccaaatatgtaccttacgctctgataccaaactgtcacgccccgaattttgaataataaattcaaatccgaaacatgaataattacaattacaaaatccaaatctcgaaacttcgagttcattattacaattcactctcacaagcaatattgtaaagctcaaatgagcataacacacctcacaacgtacaattgctgtaaaactctaacaattgctctaaccgcacgatcaccgtcctggttctcctgtcctgtaggattacccgctacacaatttgaatagtgtaccgggagttgcaacaacacaaaacccggtaagctttttacagccagtatgagtaaacaagaagaactgttgatttaataaaatacatttcctttaactcaagtatagaaatgtagaaacatcacaattacaatgatcaccacaaaaccacttcactttctcactctcatatatatataaatatatatatatataaatattatacacttatgagtcactccccgttaccctcataaggtcactcaacatttggcagacagactagagctctaactgatcgtttccacctacccggcgcgagggcgtggttcacgatttaatgctattagtttccacctacccggtacaagggcgtggttcactaatagatgccatggtcacccccgtgacctattgatctccacagatcaatatatctcaacaaatcaacaatttattgtttctcaacaataaatttaatacctctcacaatattgttgcttttcaacaataaactcaacacaaccataacagtacatacaCTACAACAATTCAAGGCTTTTACTGCGCaaaatttacggcgtgcaatttTTTGTGCCGTAAATGTTACTCTTTTACGACGCGCATTTTATACACGCCGTAAATAACCTTTGTCATTTacccttttacggcgtgcatataTAGCATGCTGTTAATAACCTTATCAactagtcttttacggcgcgcaGAAATAGCACGCCATAATTGTGTTAtatcttttacggcgcacattttAAGCACGCCTTAAAAACATACAAAAAAAAGCTTATTTATGGCTCACATAAAAGCATGCCGTGAAAACATGTCTAAAAAAGCTTAATTACGGCTCGCAAAAAAGCATGCCGTAAATGATGATTTTTAAGGCGCGAAATTTTCACTGAAATATTTGGTTTCCCTCTCAAGTTTCTCTTTCCTCTTTTCTCAACTTTCCCGAAATTTACTTACTTTTGTTAGTTTGCTATTCTAAGAAAGTCATGCCCTTTGCAAACTCCTCACCAATTTGCAATACCCCAAATCTAATAGCGAAAATCCCAGACCTTCCCGCAAGTTCTTCTTCGACCCGTCGACTAATCACCCAGTTCTCAAGGtatttcaaaaatctcaactctTCCCCGCCCAAGTTCTTCTCTTGGGCTATCGGAGTTAGCGACAGGGGTTGGGTTAATTAACATAAATTTAGGTATGGTCATATGATTTTGGTAAATTTGATTGGGTTTTTATCTCAAAAGTGAACCGGGTCTGTCTAAAATTTAGGATTTATAGCTGGGTATTTGGTTATCTAAGATGGGTGTCTGCTTGTTATGTAATATCTGAAGCTTTTGGTTTGATTGAATCATTTGAATGTATTGAATTGGTTTGATAGATGCGACGGAATTTCTAAACTTGGTGGATGACTCGGTTCAAGCAGATCAAAGTCTTATGCACGATTTTGATGAGTTTCTGAAGCACTATGACAAGGTAGATGCATTGGTTTCTCTGAATTTTGGACTAGGAGTAGGACTGTACGTGAGCTATTACTTGCTATGACCAGGTTTTCTAGATGTATCTGTTACTCACTTGGTGGGCTAGTAATGGTTTGTGTTGTAGGTTTCTGTTAAATGTTGCTCTATCTGCATGTTCTTTTTGTCAAGAACTCAGCAATTTATATTCAATGAGAATGCTTTGAGAAAGTAGTTTCTGAGTTCACTATGTTGGAAttggatttggaattggaaaaaaaaaaagtatgatgAGGTAGATATATATTAGTACATTGTGCATGTGCTGGATATATAGGTTCTCATTATTTAATGCAGTGTGTGCTGGGATTAGGTGAGTGATGacctttctttctcttctcattTTTCAGTATTTGTAAGGAACAAGCATGATGACCTTGTTATCTTGACCATCATCAGTAGCCTATTCATCTAGTGAATCTTCAAACTTGATTACCAGCTCCTTCTTGCCATGTTTCATATTGCTCATGGAATAGGTGCGTCACCCTCACAGCTGCATTAGCCCAAACAAACAAGAGTGAGTATTTAGTTCattatgaagttttttttttccatgataTATAGTACTTGTTAATTGAATATCATACACTTTGATGTCTTCATTTCACCCCTATTCTGTTTCTGCTTTTTaccattatttttttattaattcttaTCTTTGATATTTTATAACTTGACTAGCAAGTACCATTCAGTAAGTTGTTTAGTTTCATTGTGTCTCCAGTATTCTTAATGCAAACAATCTCACAGGAGAATTACCTGCAGCTCTTATGAATCTGACTAAGTTAACAGAACTGTAAGTAACCCTTAACATTTGCTGTATTTATAGTTACTATAACTTttgatgttaattttttttccccaaTCCTTTCTTCTATGCAGGAGGATTAGCAGCAACAACTTAACTGGAAGAATGCCCGACTTTTTTCAAAGTTGGAATCAATTTCAGAAATTGTAAGTATTTGTCCTAATAGTTGAGAACTAAGATATAGCAATGTAAGTGCTTTTTGCTAGTGTATATTCTTAATTGATAAAATGTAGAATTGGTGTAACCTCCATCCATATTGAATTCTTATTTTGACAGAGAGATCCAAGCTAGTGGTCTACAAGGCCCCATTCCATCTAGCATTTCTGTCTTGAGTAATTTAACAGAACTGTGAGTTCCACGTCCAACTCTAAGTTGTATTAACACTACAAACCATTATCTAAATTTAACAATTTACTATATCTTCATATCACAGggaatttatttatatttatttatttgtattttttatCTGACAATTATCTATGATGCAATTTTTGCAGAAGGATCAGCGACTTAAATGGAGGGGGTTCAGTATCTCCAAACTTGAGCAATATGATAAGCTTGCAAAGATTGTAAGTCTAAAAGatgttgtatttttcttttcatctaCAGTTTTAGACTAATCCATGCTTCTCTGCAACTATTCTGATATGGAGTTATGTTGCAGAATGCTCAGGAGCTGTAACTTATCTGGACCTATGCCTTCTGATTTATCAGCAATGTCACAGTTGAAAACATTGTAATATGGCtattcttttacttttttttttttttttttctgttcttcctttctttttcttgttgcatAGCCCACAATTAATTGATTTTCTTGATAGTAAGTTGATTGCTACTGACAGTTTATTTGTTCAGAGAACTTCCGGCTACTTCAATTAAGGTTCTTATAACACctcctttttttcattttcttgcaGAGATCTAAGCTTCAACAGATTGGAGGGAAGCATTCTTGATTCGGCAGATCTGACACCCTTGCAGAACTTGTAAGAAATTTAAACTTCATTAAGGTCACTAGCTAGCATACTACACGTACTAAATTCCATCTCAAATGGGATGATAGATTGGATGTAGGAAAGAAGGAAGTGTAAGGTATATTAAATGTTGGCATCCATGTGTGCTATGTCTTAATGGAATGTGGTTATGTGATTGCTTGCTGAATAGGTATCTAACAAGCAACTTGCTTACTGGATCTATTCCAGACTGGATCAAGAGCAGAGATAATCGCTAGTATGTGCCCCTACTATATCAG is a genomic window containing:
- the LOC133741133 gene encoding probable leucine-rich repeat receptor-like serine/threonine-protein kinase At3g14840 isoform X1, with the translated sequence MNLTKLTELRISSNNLTGRMPDFFQSWNQFQKLEIQASGLQGPIPSSISVLSNLTELRISDLNGGGSVSPNLSNMISLQRLMLRSCNLSGPMPSDLSAMSQLKTLDLSFNRLEGSILDSADLTPLQNLYLTSNLLTGSIPDWIKSRDNRYEIDVSYNNFSESSESPSCTENLESLGA
- the LOC133741133 gene encoding probable leucine-rich repeat receptor-like serine/threonine-protein kinase At3g14840 isoform X2, which translates into the protein MNLTKLTELRISSNNLTGRMPDFFQSWNQFQKLEIQASGLQGPIPSSISVLSNLTELRISDLNGGGSVSPNLSNMISLQRLMLRSCNLSGPMPSDLSAMSQLKTLDLSFNRLEGSILDSADLTPLQNLYLTSNLLTGSIPDWIKSRDNR